AGCGTGTAATGCGATACGAGTATCGTTACATCAGCCTCTCTCTTCACCCTGGAGAGTAGCTCTTCGACACGCCTGATGCGTTCCGCGTAAACCCTCCACAGCCATGGCATCTTCCTCCTTTGCCACATGGTAGGCCTCTCTAAGCTACCGCGAGTCCCAACAACACCAACCCTAACACCGTCAACATCAACGACTATACTCTCATCGTCAAGCCACTTGACGCTCGGGTACATCTTACGAAACCTTTCCTCAAGCCCGATGAACTCCTCGTTACCAAACACTGCTATCGTCGGTTTCTCGCCACACACGGAGTAAAGAGCATCCAGTACAGACTTGAGAGCCTCTACGCGTCCCTTGTAAACCATGTCCCCCGCAAAGATGTAGAGACTAGTCTCTCTACACTCTCCTGTCCTCCTCTTCAGCGCGGCGACGAAATCAAGCAGAAACTTGGGGCTATGCACGTCAGACACGGCTAGTAGCCTG
The Pyrolobus fumarii 1A DNA segment above includes these coding regions:
- a CDS encoding metallophosphoesterase family protein gives rise to the protein MALRLLAVSDVHSPKFLLDFVAALKRRTGECRETSLYIFAGDMVYKGRVEALKSVLDALYSVCGEKPTIAVFGNEEFIGLEERFRKMYPSVKWLDDESIVVDVDGVRVGVVGTRGSLERPTMWQRRKMPWLWRVYAERIRRVEELLSRVKREADVTILVSHYTLTWRTLEGEPREIWPEMGHRGFEEVIRRVKPSLAIHGHAHKSRVLQVVVDSVPVYNVAFPARRDITIIEVEARVE